The Rhinoderma darwinii isolate aRhiDar2 chromosome 11, aRhiDar2.hap1, whole genome shotgun sequence genome window below encodes:
- the LOC142663053 gene encoding histone H3-like: YRAMARTKQTARKSTGGKAPRKQLATKAARKSAPATGGVKKPHRYRPGTVALREIRRYQKSTELLIRKLPFQRLVREIAQDFKTDLRFQSSAVMALQEASEAYLVGLFEDTNLCAIHAKRVTIMPKDIQLARRIRGERA, from the coding sequence TATAGAGCTATGGCCAGAACAAAGCAGACTGCGCGTAAATCCACCGGCGGGAAAGCGCCCCGCAAGCAGCTGGCTACTAAAGCTGCACGGAAGAGCGCTCCCGCTACCGGCGGAGTGAAGAAGCCTCATCGTTACCGCCCGGGCACAGTCGCTCTCCGTGAAATCCGCCGCTACCAGAAGTCCACCGAGCTTCTTATCCGTAAGCTGCCCTTCCAGCGCCTGGTGCGAGAGATCGCTCAGGACTTCAAGACCGATCTGCGCTTCCAGAGCTCAGCAGTCATGGCTCTGCAGGAGGCCAGCGAGGCTTATCTAGTCGGACTGTTTGAGGATACCAACCTGTGCGCCATCCACGCCAAGAGGGTCACCATCATGCCCAAAGACATTCAACTGGCCCGCAGGATTCGTGGGGAGAGGGCTTAG